The following proteins are encoded in a genomic region of Glycine max cultivar Williams 82 chromosome 18, Glycine_max_v4.0, whole genome shotgun sequence:
- the CHR5 gene encoding chalcone reductase CHR5, translating into MAATTLVSEVTLPSSSGQRKMPLMGLGTAPEATSAVTTKDAVLEAIKQGYRHFDAASAYGVEQSVGEAIAEALKQGLIASRDQLFITTKLWVTDNHAHTILPALQKSLRTLQLEYIDLFLIHWPIATKPGKVVYPIEVSEIVEFDMKGVWGSMEECQRLGLTKAIGVSNFSIKKLEKLLSFATIPPAVNQVEVNLGWQQQKLRDFCKEKGITVTAFSPLRKGASRGANFVLDNDVIKELADAHGKTAAQICLRWLYEQGLTFVVKSYDKERMKQNLGIFDWSLTEDDYKKISEIHQERLIKGPTKPLLDDLWDEE; encoded by the exons ATGGCTGCCACCACCTTAGTCTCTGAAGTCACTCTCCCCTCCTCCTCCGGCCAGCGGAAGATGCCGCTGATGGGCCTCGGCACCGCGCCGGAAGCAACCAGCGCGGTTACCACAAAAGATGCTGTTCTTGAGGCCATCAAGCAGGGCTACAGGCACTTTGATGCTGCTTCTGCTTATGGTGTGGAACAGTCTGTGGGAGAAGCCATAGCTGAAGCACTTAAGCAAGGACTAATTGCATCCAGAGATCAACTCTTCATCACTACCAAATTGTGGGTCACTGATAACCATGCCCATACTATTCTTCCTGCCCTGCAGAAATCTCTCAG GACACTTCAACTAGAATACATAGATCTCTTTCTGATCCACTGGCCCATTGCTACTAAGCCTGGAAAAGTTGTGTACCCCATTGAAGTATCAGAGATAGTGGAATTTGACATGAAGGGTGTGTGGGGATCCATGGAGGAGTGCCAGAGACTTGGCCTCACCAAAGCCATTGGAGTCAGCAACTTCTCCATCAAGAAGCTTGAAAAATTGCTCTCTTTTGCTACCATCCCTCCCGCAGTGAATCAA GTAGAAGTTAACCTTGGGTGGCAACAACAGAAGCTTAGAGATTTCTGCAAGGAAAAGGGTATTACTGTAACTGCCTTCTCACCCCTGAGGAAGGGTGCTAGTAGGGGTGCTAATTTTGTGCTGGACAATGATGTAATCAAAGAATTGGCAGATGCTCATGGCAAGACTGCAGCCCAG ATTTGTCTTCGATGGCTATATGAACAAGGGTTGACTTTTGTTGTTAAGAGCTATGACAAAGAGAGGATGAAGCAAAACTTGGGGATTTTTGATTGGTCACTGACTGAGGATGATTACAAGAAAATAAGTGAAATCCACCAAGAGAGGCTCATCAAAGGACCAACCAAGCCTCTTCTTGATGATCTATGGGATGAAGAATGA